In Cotesia glomerata isolate CgM1 linkage group LG3, MPM_Cglom_v2.3, whole genome shotgun sequence, one genomic interval encodes:
- the LOC123261509 gene encoding mitogen-activated protein kinase-binding protein 1 isoform X10 — MDPPLTSKVLRAPSLKRGQENLRIQNRIKLERVLGVTVSSNAALDCDSTSELVAYPAGCTVVLFNPRKNIQAHVLNSCKKTVTSLALAGDGRLLVTGECGHMPNVRVWDISDRQNAIQIAEFSSHKYGINCVAFSPSNKYVVSIGSQHDMIVNVWDWRNNVKVASNKVSSKVKAVSFAENGSYFVTVGNRHVKFWYLEYTRNAKYKEPVPLMGRSAILGEQRNNDFVDVTCGRGEMADSTYAITKTGLLCEFNNRRLLDKWVELRTTSANCMAIGEKLIFVGCAEGIIRCFSPVTLQFITTLPRTHYLGVDVACGLSISHMSQHPVNARYPDAIALAFDELNNKLTCVYNDHSIYIWDIRDIKRVGKSHSFLFHSACIWGVEMYPTNSELISNMPSDSFVTCSSDDTIRVWNLKNDFSTNQKVYSRNIYSNELLKVLYIDPELTYLKDLDLATAGSTDKSDTSYDGRNGVRSIRISPDGAHIASGDRSGNIRIHDVATLDELCLIEAHDAEVLCLEYSKYSRITDGPKLLASASRDRLIHVFNVDEGYNFLQTLDDHSSSITAVRFFTTTQNDNIQMVSCGADKSIIFRQLQMTPGNPPQFVRDHNAQGKTTLYDMEVDSGQKHVLTACQDRNIRVYNVATGKHSKTFKGSIGEDGSLIKVVLDASGIYVATSCTDKTLCVYDYYSGECMATMLGHSELVTGLRFSPDCHHLVSASGDGCIFVWSIPHDMVVTMQARLTQQAMRAGKKPQNLQNGLVTQLENESFGPPSPEFFGSNVNSTIQTTAIDYRFSVGQLPHWAKKQINTDTNTEENITSSVRSVSVDMPKGRWAQRVQQTDGITVKSVYDSDEIIHFPPSRSTIDSECGGGGTGGSKDSSIDSGTETKCSSDYRREPITIKKEEEEKEEENVFAPCPDSYRELAEDFKKQMTSGNITITRGSNITELTHQSRIRSYTDDSSLSSFKLEDHESTEHDGDVEDYSEGENGTASSEKSHNLMYYPPTEDTISNQFKVNAIDIEELRRSMRRGKKIKIGDSNISELTTASGSQDDSDSEGGASTPSAERNPLSILSEASSEGYDQVFNQTHREKYLKNAFESLSGADELTNRKNTSISSQFHGRISGGENQESKTHQTPVINLITPKNTKLSTDVTKNREELQRRIEETRRKLQSVGYKSSLKSSQSISDLSSHIPDRHHRQSKISSEISACVYCVFSTVKTDGRLSSNISDSKDDIEDKGMRRACSLSDLSVSPPNRLLHGPIQVSGKLSIKNSNVSSRNGNSVNINSGLSSRYNSSKSHSTYMTRSSSVGVLNQHSDSESDAGVISSSRNLTNSTTNNRISGLMRPTISSQNKVNHQSKPNFSSSSNLPMVLRRRGMQSAYSSVNLSQVSNQEDSSSEDTSSNGNGGKPSLPPRPRSINIDLSTNFNSSGSLIKRSGSNTSISKSRLMNDASGQSNIRLSSRNQLDLNLQKLPTKDINVANAEFNTDRKLVSPQLCNTIADELTRTADNVVQLYKRLTMDSSANPELEPIDRDTMLRGLESSVNEAMRTLRLVAASTTNKESTGNNSLVVNEAAETFQELLAGQDQGKVVNIMQQYSELLLTMMQQRMSGTQPNHV, encoded by the exons atgtACCGTAGTTTTGTTCAACCCTCGAAAAAATATCCAGGCGCATGTGTTGAATAGTTGCAAAAAAACTGTTACCTCACTGGCACTTGCTGGAGATGGTCGTCTTTTAGTCACTGGTGAATGCGGACATATGCCCAATGTACGAGTATGGGATATTTCTGATCGTCAAAACGCCATTCAGATTGCCGAGTTTTCCAGTCATAAATATGGAATTAATTGTGTT GCATTTTCACCAAGCAACAAATATGTTGTTTCTATTGGATCGCAGCATGATATGATAGTGAATGTCTGGGACTGGCGGAACAATGTAAAAGTAGCATCTAACAAAGTATCTAGCAAGGTGAAGGCCGTATCATTTGCTGAAAACGGGAGCTATTTTGTAACTGTTGGTAATCGACATGTTAAATTTTGGTATCTTGAATATACTCGAAACGCTAAGTATAAAGAACCAGTACCTCTTATGGGCCGATCGGCTATACTAGGTGAACAACGAAATAATGACTTTGTGGATGTAACATGCGGCCGCGGAGAGATGGCAGATTCTACTTACGCCATTACAAAAACTGGATTACTTTGTGAATTTAATAATCGGCGGCTCCTTGATAAGTGGGTCGAATTAAGAACAACCAGTGCAAATTGTATGGCcataggtgaaaaattaatttttgttggaTGTGCCGAAGGAATTATTAGATGCTTTAGTCCAGTAACACTTCAATTTATTACAACATTACCAAGAACTCACTATTTAGGGGTAGATGTAGCTTGTGGATTATCTATAAGTCATATGTCTCAGCATCCAGTAAATGCAAGATATCCAGATGCAATTGCTTTAGCTTTTGatgaattaaataacaaacttACGTGCGTTTATAATGATCATAGCATTTATATTTGGGATATTCGAGATATCAAGCGTGTGGGAAAATCTCACTCTTTTCTCTTTCATTCAGCATGTATATGGGGCGTTGAAATGTATCCAACAAATAGTGAATTAATAAGTAACATGCCTTCAGATAGTTTTGTAACATGTTCAAGCGACGATACAATAAGAGtatggaatttaaaaaatgatttttcaacaaatcaaAAAGTTTACAGTCGTAATATTTATAgcaatgaattattaaaagtgtTATACATTGATCCTGAATTGACATACTTAAAAGATTTAGATTTAGCTACCGCAGGATCAACAGATAAAAGTGATACCTCATATGATGGTCGTAATGGTGTTAGATCAATCAGAATAAGTCCAGATGGTGCACATATTGCTTCTGGAGATCGATCAGGTAATATTAGAATTCATGATGTAGCTACGTTAGATGAATTATGTCTTATAGAGGCTCATGATGCTGAAGTACTTTGCCTTGAATACTCAAAATATTCTCGAATTACTGATGGACCAAAATTACTAGCAAGTGCTTCAAGAGATCGATTAATACATGTTTTTAATGTTGATGAGGGTTATAATTTTCTCCAAACACTTGATGATCACAGTTCTTCAATTACGGCTGTTAGATTTTTCACAACGACTCAAAATGATAACATTCAAATGGTATCATGTGGCGCCGATAAAAGCATTATTTTTAGACAGTTGCAAATGACTCCAGGAAATCCACCACAATTTGTAAGAGATCACAATGCTCAAGGAAAAACCACGTTGTATGATATGGAAGTAGACTCTGGTCAAAAGCATGTTTTAACAGCTTGTCAGGATCGTAATATTCGAGTATATAATGTAGCCACTGGTAAACACAGCAAAACGTTCAAAGGTTCTATTGGTGAAGACGGGTCTTTAATAAAAGTTGTTTTGGATGCATCAGGAATATACGTTGCTACTTCATGTACAGACAAAACTTTATGTGTCTATGATTACTACAGTGGTGAATGTATGGCAACAATGTTAGGTCATTCAGAACTAGTTACAGGCCTCCGTTTTAGTCCAGATTGCCATCACTTAGTATCAGCCAGCGGCGATGGTTGTATATTTGTTTGGAGTATACCTCATGATATGGTAGTTACTATGCAAGCACGATTAACTCAACAGGCGATGCGTGCGGGTAAAAAACCccaaaatttacaaaatggACTAGTAACACAGCTAGAAAATGAATCTTTTGGTCCACCATCACCTGAATTTTTCGGTTCAAATGTCAATTCAACTATACAAACTACTGCTATTGACTATCGTTTCAGTGTTGGTCAATTACCTCATTGGGctaaaaaacaaatcaataCGGATACTAATACTGAAGAAAATATAACTTCAAGTGTCAGATCGGTTAGTGTAGATATGCCGAAAGGCCGATGGGCTCAACGTGTACAACAGACTGATGGAATTACTGTGAAATCAGTCTATGATAGTGatgaaattattcattttccCCCTTCCAGAAGTACCATTGACTCTGAATGTGGAGGTGGTGGTACTGGAGGATCTAAAGATAGTTCTATTGACAGCGGAACTGAGACTAAATGCAGCAGTGATTATAGACGTGAACccattactataaaaaaag aagaa gaagaaaaagaagaagaaaatgtATTTGCACCGTGCCCTGATAGTTATAGAGAATTAGCGGAGGATTTTAAAAAACAG ATGACGAGTGGCAACATAACAATAACTAGAGGTAGCAATATCACAGAGTTAACTCATCAATCGAGAATACGATCTTACACCGATGACAGCAGTCTTAGCAGTTTTAAATTAGAG GATCACGAGAGTACAGAACATGATGGTGATGTTGAAGATTATTCTGAGGGCGAAAATGGAACAGCTAGTTCGGAAAAATCACATAATTTAATGTACTATCCACCAACTGAAGATACTATATCAAATCAGTTCAAAGTAAATGCCATTGATATAGAAGAACTCCGAAGATCTATGAGacgaggaaaaaaaataaaaattggagATAGCAATATCAGTGAATTGACCACAGCATCCGGAAGTCAAGATGATTCTGATTCTGAAGGAGGTGCATCAACGCCAAGTGCTGAACGTAATCCATTGTCTATTTTATCTGAAGCGAGTTCTGAAGGATACGATCAGGTTTTCAATCAAACTCATCGagaaaaatatcttaaaaatgcTTTTGAATCTCTAAGTGGTGCTGATGAACtcacaaatagaaaaaataccAGTATTAGCTCTCAATTTCATGGAag AATAAGCGGAGGAGAAAATCAAGAAAGTAAAACCCACCAAACAccagttataaatttaattacaccaaaaaatacaaaacttAGTACAGATGTAACGAAAAATCGTGAAGAATTACAGCGGCGAATAGAAGAAACGAGAAGAAAATTACAAAgt GTTGGCTATAAATCTTCTTTAAAGTCAAGCCAAAGTATCTCAGATCTCAGCAGCCATATACCAGATCGCCATCATCGGCAAAGTAAGATTAGTTCAG AAATCAGTGCATGCGTTTATTGCGTGTTTTCAACAGTTAAAACAGATGGCAGGCTTTCGTCGAACATTTCTGATTCTAAAGATGATATAGAAGACAAAGGTATGCGACGTGCTTGTTCCTTGAGTGATCTCTCCGTCAGTCCACCAAACAGGTTACTGCATGGTCCAATACAAG tttCAGGTAAACTaagcattaaaaattcaaatgtaTCATCAAGAAATGGAAATAGTGTTAATATAAACAGTGGATTATCATCAAGATATAATTCAAGCAAATCTCACTCAACATACATGACTCGAAGTAGTAGCGTAGGCGTTTTGAATCAG caCAGTGATTCAGAATCAGATGCTGGAGTAATTTCAAGCAGTAGAAACTTGACAAATTCAACTACTAACAATCGAATAAGTGGATTAATGAGGCCTACAATAAGTTcacaaaataaagtaaatcATCAATCAAAACCGAATTTTTCTTCAAGTAGCAATTTACCTATGGTACTGAGAAGACGTGGAATGCAATCTGCTTATTCAAGTG ttaATCTAAGTCAAGTCAGTAATCAAGAAGATTCTAGTTCAGAGGATACTTCTTCAAATGGTAATGGCGGAAAACCATCATTACCACCCAGACCTCGAAGTATTAACATTGATCTTTCAACAAA tttcaATTCCAGTGGATCACTAATAAAACGATCAGGATCAAATACATCAATATCAAAAAGTCGGCTGATGAATGATGCAAGTGGTCAAAGCAATATAAGGCTGTCTAGTCGAAATCAATTGGATTTAAATCTACAAAAACTTCCAACTAAAGATATAAATGTAGCTAATGCTGAat TTAATACAGATAGAAAATTAG TGTCTCCGCAATTATGTAATACAATCGCTGATGAATTGACAAGAACCGCAGATAATGTGGTTCAGCTATATAAGCGATTAACGATGGATAGTTCTGCAAATCCAGAGCTTGAGCCTATTGATAGAGATACAATGCTTCGAGGTTTAGAATCATCAGTTAATGAAGCAATGCGAACACTTCGTCTTGTCGCAGCTAGTACAACTAATAAAGAAAGTACTGGTAATAATTCTTTAGTTGTTAATGAAGCGGCTGAAACATTTCAAGAATTATTAGCAGGTCAAGATCAGGGTAAAGTTGTAAATATAATGCAACAATACTCGGAATTGCTTTTGACTATGATGCAGCAAAGAATGAGTGGTACACAACCTAATCATGTTTAG